One window of Catonella massiliensis genomic DNA carries:
- a CDS encoding glycosyltransferase family 2 protein, with amino-acid sequence MLVSVVVPCYNEEAVIRLYYEEMNKVTELLTDYDFELIFVNDGSKDGTLGILKEFASKDNRVKFISFSRNFGKESAMYAGLKNSNGDYVVLMDADLQDPPKTLIDMLRIATEEGYDSVATRRITRKGEPPIRSFFAKKFYKIMNKISKTDIVDGARDYRLMSRNFVDSLLRMSEYSRFSKGLFGWVGFKTKWIAYENVERAAGETKWSFWKLLLYSIEGIVAFSTLPLSISVFFGIIFAFLSFIGLVLVVIRAAIFGDPVAGWPSMMSIILLIGGVQLICIGILGIYLSKVYLEVKKRPIFICSDSNIKDIKL; translated from the coding sequence GTGTTGGTATCAGTAGTAGTGCCTTGTTATAACGAAGAGGCTGTAATCAGACTTTATTATGAAGAAATGAACAAAGTTACGGAATTACTAACAGACTATGACTTTGAACTTATTTTTGTAAATGATGGATCAAAGGATGGTACCCTTGGTATTTTGAAAGAATTTGCCTCTAAAGACAATAGAGTCAAGTTTATATCATTCTCAAGAAACTTTGGTAAAGAATCCGCTATGTACGCAGGACTTAAAAATTCAAATGGTGATTATGTTGTACTAATGGATGCAGATTTACAGGATCCTCCTAAAACCTTGATAGATATGTTAAGGATTGCGACAGAAGAAGGGTATGATTCGGTCGCAACGAGAAGAATTACGAGAAAAGGTGAGCCACCTATACGTTCATTTTTTGCAAAGAAATTTTACAAAATAATGAATAAAATATCAAAAACAGATATTGTGGACGGAGCAAGAGATTATAGGTTAATGAGTAGAAACTTTGTAGATTCTCTACTTAGAATGAGTGAATATAGCAGATTTTCGAAAGGACTTTTCGGCTGGGTAGGCTTTAAGACCAAGTGGATAGCTTATGAAAATGTGGAAAGAGCTGCGGGGGAGACTAAGTGGAGCTTTTGGAAACTTCTTCTTTACAGCATAGAAGGAATAGTTGCTTTTTCAACCCTTCCCCTCAGCATTTCGGTGTTTTTTGGGATTATATTTGCCTTCCTTTCTTTTATCGGATTGGTCCTTGTTGTGATAAGGGCTGCTATTTTTGGGGATCCTGTAGCGGGTTGGCCTTCTATGATGTCCATTATCCTGCTAATAGGAGGAGTTCAGTTGATTTGTATAGGCATCCTCGGAATTTACCTTTCAAAGGTTTATTTAGAAGTAAAGAAAAGACCTATTTTTATTTGTTCAGACAGCAATATAAAGGATATCAAGCTATGA
- a CDS encoding GtrA family protein has product MKKILSLFDGSMIRFIIVGVINTVIGTTIMFGMYNLLGINYWISTASNYILVSILSYYLNKHFTFKNKEKSFLQVVKFALNIAFCYLLAYGIAKPVTVLILSGQEEKIQTNIAMLVGMVFFTGFNYLGQRFFAFKSDRID; this is encoded by the coding sequence ATGAAAAAAATATTATCTTTGTTTGATGGGAGTATGATAAGGTTCATTATTGTTGGAGTTATTAACACTGTAATAGGAACCACAATAATGTTTGGAATGTATAATTTATTAGGTATAAATTATTGGATATCAACTGCCAGCAATTACATTTTGGTGAGCATTTTAAGCTATTACCTAAACAAACATTTTACCTTTAAGAATAAAGAAAAATCATTTTTACAGGTGGTGAAATTTGCCTTAAATATAGCCTTTTGTTACCTCCTTGCCTATGGGATAGCTAAGCCTGTTACAGTTTTAATTCTCTCAGGCCAGGAGGAAAAAATTCAAACCAATATTGCGATGTTGGTGGGAATGGTGTTCTTTACAGGCTTTAATTACTTAGGCCAGAGGTTCTTTGCTTTTAAAAGTGACAGAATAGACTAG
- a CDS encoding Asp23/Gls24 family envelope stress response protein yields the protein MNTKEIKNIGEIYIADEVVSAIAGLAALEVEGVKAVAGKPSENFKSKNAYKKVKVQVVEAFVYVDMSVDIKYGYSIPKVTRQIQEKVITALSNMIGLTCKEVNVKVVVAPDAV from the coding sequence ATGAATACAAAGGAAATTAAAAATATTGGTGAGATTTACATAGCAGATGAGGTGGTTTCTGCGATTGCAGGGCTTGCAGCTCTTGAAGTAGAGGGTGTAAAGGCTGTTGCAGGCAAACCATCTGAGAATTTCAAGTCCAAAAATGCATATAAGAAGGTAAAAGTCCAAGTGGTTGAAGCCTTTGTCTATGTGGATATGTCAGTTGACATAAAGTATGGCTATAGCATACCTAAGGTTACCAGACAGATACAGGAAAAGGTAATTACAGCACTTTCGAATATGATAGGCTTAACCTGTAAAGAAGTTAATGTAAAGGTTGTGGTTGCACCGGATGCAGTATAA
- the nusB gene encoding transcription antitermination factor NusB, which translates to MTRREFREHTAKLTFVFEFYPEDEWKEQFEAYADYAEIKEEDRENLWKRVLAVEEKKAEIDSFIDGASKKWRINRISKTDLMLLRVAVYEIKFDLEIPDKVSVNEAVELAKIYGGDESPAFINGVLAKFMTEDKSGEEK; encoded by the coding sequence ATGACAAGAAGAGAATTTAGAGAACACACAGCCAAACTTACCTTTGTCTTTGAGTTTTATCCTGAAGACGAATGGAAAGAACAGTTTGAGGCTTATGCTGACTATGCGGAAATAAAAGAAGAAGACAGAGAGAACCTGTGGAAGAGGGTTTTAGCCGTAGAGGAGAAAAAAGCTGAGATAGACAGCTTTATAGATGGAGCCAGCAAAAAGTGGAGAATAAACAGGATTTCAAAGACTGACCTTATGCTGCTTCGTGTGGCCGTATACGAGATAAAGTTTGACTTAGAAATACCTGATAAGGTATCGGTAAATGAGGCTGTTGAACTGGCTAAAATCTATGGCGGTGACGAATCTCCTGCGTTTATAAACGGAGTGCTTGCTAAATTTATGACAGAGGACAAGTCCGGAGAAGAGAAATAA
- the xseA gene encoding exodeoxyribonuclease VII large subunit, translating to MAERKVFSVIEITRYIKSKLEGDFALRNVKISGEVSDCKEDKKGHIYFTIKDDAAVMSCAMWMSKRSAGLDFKLEKGQHIVVTGNIGVYERWGDYRLYADKIEKEGVGRLFEELEKLKLKLRAEGLFDESHKKSIPRYPKKIGIITSRTGAVIEDIKRTAREANPYVQLILYPAIVQGADAVATLIRGIKRFEEEGVDTIIIGRGGGSTEDLWCFNDEKLARTVYSCRIPVISAVGHQTDRTLVDEVSDLSVATPTAAAMNAVPSLALAFNELDGFKDSISNKLQLRIDRMKSSIDKFEYAIRRQSPQMKLKEVRRQIENYSQNYNRLLTLKLDNYDKAVTKGKQQLDRLMRASYETFNKRFISITAEIEGKSPMKRLMGGYSYVENEAGENIRSVKGLKQGERLNLVLADGSVKARVEEINKKNG from the coding sequence ATGGCTGAAAGAAAGGTATTTTCTGTCATTGAAATAACCAGATATATAAAAAGCAAGCTGGAGGGAGACTTTGCCCTTAGAAATGTAAAGATAAGCGGAGAAGTCTCTGACTGTAAAGAAGATAAAAAGGGGCATATATATTTCACCATCAAAGACGACGCTGCAGTTATGAGCTGTGCCATGTGGATGTCAAAGAGAAGTGCAGGACTTGATTTTAAGCTTGAAAAGGGTCAGCACATTGTAGTCACAGGCAATATAGGTGTCTATGAAAGATGGGGAGATTACAGGCTTTATGCCGATAAAATAGAAAAAGAGGGAGTAGGAAGGCTCTTCGAGGAGCTTGAGAAACTAAAGCTTAAGCTAAGAGCTGAGGGACTCTTTGATGAGTCTCATAAGAAGTCTATCCCTAGGTATCCTAAGAAAATAGGCATAATTACCTCAAGAACAGGTGCTGTCATAGAGGATATAAAAAGAACAGCAAGGGAAGCAAATCCTTATGTACAGCTAATCCTTTATCCTGCAATAGTTCAGGGAGCAGATGCAGTAGCCACACTTATAAGGGGGATTAAACGCTTTGAAGAAGAAGGCGTGGACACCATTATCATAGGCAGGGGAGGCGGCTCTACCGAAGACCTGTGGTGTTTCAATGACGAGAAGCTTGCAAGAACTGTCTATAGTTGTAGAATACCTGTTATTTCAGCGGTGGGACACCAGACGGATAGAACGCTGGTTGATGAGGTATCTGATTTAAGTGTAGCCACTCCTACAGCGGCCGCCATGAATGCAGTACCAAGCCTTGCACTTGCTTTTAATGAACTGGACGGCTTCAAGGATAGCATTTCAAACAAATTACAGCTAAGAATTGACAGGATGAAGTCTTCTATCGACAAGTTTGAATATGCCATAAGAAGGCAGAGCCCACAGATGAAGCTAAAGGAAGTAAGAAGGCAGATAGAGAATTATTCACAAAATTATAACCGTCTGCTTACCCTAAAACTTGATAATTACGATAAAGCTGTGACAAAGGGCAAGCAGCAGCTTGACCGCCTTATGAGGGCATCTTATGAGACATTTAACAAGAGGTTTATATCAATAACTGCTGAGATAGAAGGGAAATCTCCTATGAAGAGGCTCATGGGAGGTTACTCTTACGTGGAAAATGAAGCAGGAGAAAATATTCGTAGCGTTAAGGGACTAAAGCAGGGAGAGAGGCTTAATCTTGTGCTTGCAGACGGCTCTGTAAAGGCGAGGGTAGAGGAGATAAATAAGAAAAATGGCTGA
- the xseB gene encoding exodeoxyribonuclease VII small subunit — MAEKKNKTKENSKTIEENMARLNEINNLMSDSSIKLEESFKLYKEGVELVEKCKKQLADVEKEIVVLEEQGSANE; from the coding sequence ATGGCTGAGAAAAAGAATAAAACTAAAGAAAATAGTAAAACTATTGAAGAAAATATGGCTAGGCTAAATGAGATAAATAATCTCATGAGTGACTCCTCTATAAAGCTTGAAGAATCCTTTAAGCTATATAAAGAGGGAGTGGAGTTGGTTGAAAAGTGCAAGAAACAGCTTGCAGATGTAGAGAAAGAGATAGTGGTTTTAGAAGAACAGGGAAGCGCCAATGAATAG
- a CDS encoding polyprenyl synthetase family protein, which produces MNSGFRDRLNIKIAEVEAVVREYSPKPMTEETLLCEAMNYSLLAGGKRLRPLLMLETYRFLGGSKEELVRPFAAALEMIHTYSLIHDDLPAMDNDDLRRGKPTNHKVYGEAVAILAGDGLLNLAAETVSKDFVHCETIDEYKRVGMAISALFSYSGADGMIGGQILDMLSEEGKKEKNEDFFLAMYDLKTGGLIKAAFVIGAILAGESGEEIASMERTGTSLGLVFQLQDDLLDIKGDEAKLGKPLHSDERNNKLTYLKLLGEAKALEIMEANYKSIYKNLENICHKNCSYDGFILEFLEYLKSRES; this is translated from the coding sequence ATGAATAGCGGATTTAGAGATAGACTTAATATAAAAATCGCAGAGGTTGAGGCTGTGGTAAGAGAGTATTCTCCAAAGCCTATGACAGAGGAAACACTTCTTTGCGAAGCTATGAATTACAGCCTCCTTGCGGGAGGTAAAAGGCTTAGACCTCTTTTAATGCTTGAAACTTATAGGTTTTTAGGCGGAAGTAAGGAAGAACTGGTGCGCCCTTTTGCAGCAGCTCTTGAGATGATACATACTTATTCTTTGATTCATGATGACCTGCCTGCTATGGATAATGATGACCTAAGAAGAGGAAAGCCCACTAACCATAAGGTATACGGAGAAGCAGTAGCCATACTTGCAGGAGACGGGCTGTTAAATCTTGCCGCAGAAACAGTCAGCAAGGACTTTGTTCATTGTGAGACCATAGATGAATATAAAAGAGTGGGTATGGCAATCTCTGCCCTGTTTTCCTATTCGGGCGCAGATGGCATGATAGGAGGACAGATTCTTGATATGCTTTCAGAAGAAGGCAAGAAAGAAAAGAATGAGGACTTCTTTCTAGCCATGTATGACCTAAAAACAGGGGGACTTATAAAGGCAGCCTTTGTGATAGGAGCTATCCTCGCAGGAGAAAGTGGGGAAGAGATAGCTTCCATGGAGAGAACCGGGACTTCACTTGGTCTTGTATTCCAGCTTCAGGATGACCTCTTAGATATAAAGGGAGATGAGGCTAAGCTTGGTAAGCCTCTTCACAGCGACGAAAGAAACAACAAGCTCACATATCTAAAGCTACTGGGCGAAGCTAAGGCTTTGGAGATAATGGAAGCTAATTATAAAAGTATTTACAAAAACTTAGAAAATATCTGCCACAAAAACTGTAGTTATGACGGCTTTATACTAGAATTTTTGGAGTATTTAAAAAGCAGAGAGAGTTAG
- the dxs gene encoding 1-deoxy-D-xylulose-5-phosphate synthase, translating into MPLLDNINEPNDIKNIPEDKLYELGREIRRYLIKTVSTNGGHLASNLGIVELTMALHRYLDFPKDKLIWDVGHQSYVHKLLTGRKEGLNRLRKLDGLSGFPKRNESDCDAFGAGHASTSISAALGFAASRDLLGRDEKVVAVIGDGAMTGGMALEALNNAGTLKSNLIIILNDNECSISKNVGGVAKYLDGIRTNRKYLKLKSGVKETLTGSNIGNRLFEKLKVSKDVIKRLFVPGMFFEDMGLTYLGPVNGHNMKELEAALENAGRVEGAVIVHVITRKGLGYKKAEEHPAKFHGVDPFDIKTGESLSVKTGRSYTSIFSDTVLELAAKDDKLVAITAAMPFGTGLYNFKQVYPNRFFDVGIAEEHAVTFAAGMAASGLKPVVAIYSTFLQRAYDQIIHDVCLQELPVVFAVDRAGLVGSDGETHQGIFDTSYLSSIPGLMVLSPKDGRELREMLIYAYSLNKPVAVRYPRGTADEFTDIEFKPIKAYENEVLEKGKNVAVFATGKTVKLALDISKILKESKILPTVVNVRFLDKADARLLKELKDDHWVVAVVEESVRTGSYTERLMAESAGLGLGYHFVPVTLPDSFIEQGSVDELWDRYGFNAEVIAEKIKEEALTKLDDELFRR; encoded by the coding sequence ATGCCTTTACTTGACAATATAAATGAGCCTAACGATATAAAGAATATACCGGAGGATAAACTTTATGAACTTGGCAGGGAAATAAGGAGATACCTTATTAAGACCGTCTCAACAAATGGAGGGCATCTTGCCTCAAACCTCGGTATAGTGGAGCTTACTATGGCTTTGCACCGCTACCTTGATTTTCCAAAAGACAAGCTAATCTGGGATGTGGGGCATCAGTCATATGTCCACAAGCTTCTTACAGGAAGAAAAGAGGGGCTTAACAGGCTTAGGAAGCTTGACGGACTTTCAGGCTTTCCCAAAAGAAATGAGAGCGACTGCGATGCCTTTGGGGCAGGACACGCTTCAACCTCTATCTCTGCGGCCCTAGGCTTTGCAGCCTCAAGAGACCTTTTAGGCAGGGATGAAAAGGTGGTTGCAGTTATTGGGGATGGCGCCATGACAGGCGGTATGGCACTTGAGGCACTTAACAATGCAGGCACACTTAAGTCCAATCTTATAATTATACTTAATGACAATGAATGCTCCATATCAAAGAATGTGGGTGGAGTAGCAAAATACCTTGATGGAATACGGACAAACAGAAAATACCTCAAGCTAAAAAGCGGTGTGAAAGAGACCTTAACGGGTTCAAACATTGGCAACAGGCTCTTTGAGAAGCTAAAGGTCTCGAAAGACGTAATTAAGCGGCTGTTTGTGCCGGGGATGTTCTTTGAAGACATGGGACTTACCTACCTTGGGCCTGTAAACGGACACAATATGAAGGAGCTTGAGGCTGCCCTTGAAAATGCAGGGAGAGTCGAGGGTGCAGTCATTGTCCATGTCATCACCAGGAAGGGCCTAGGCTATAAAAAGGCAGAAGAGCATCCTGCTAAGTTCCACGGAGTAGATCCTTTTGACATAAAGACAGGAGAGAGCCTCAGTGTAAAGACAGGAAGGAGTTATACTTCCATTTTTTCAGACACTGTCCTAGAGCTTGCGGCAAAGGATGATAAGCTTGTTGCGATAACAGCCGCAATGCCTTTTGGCACAGGGCTTTATAACTTTAAGCAGGTGTACCCTAATAGGTTTTTTGATGTAGGCATAGCAGAGGAACACGCGGTTACCTTCGCAGCAGGGATGGCAGCTTCAGGACTAAAGCCTGTGGTAGCAATATATTCCACATTTTTGCAAAGAGCCTATGACCAGATTATACATGATGTCTGTCTTCAGGAACTGCCTGTAGTATTTGCAGTTGATAGGGCAGGGCTTGTAGGCAGTGACGGAGAAACCCATCAGGGCATCTTTGATACAAGCTATCTCTCTTCAATCCCGGGTCTAATGGTTCTTAGTCCAAAAGATGGAAGAGAGCTTAGGGAGATGTTAATCTATGCTTATAGCCTTAATAAGCCGGTGGCTGTCCGTTACCCGAGAGGAACGGCGGATGAGTTTACAGACATAGAATTTAAGCCTATAAAAGCCTATGAAAATGAGGTCCTTGAAAAGGGTAAGAATGTAGCTGTCTTTGCTACAGGAAAGACAGTTAAGCTAGCCCTAGATATAAGCAAAATCCTTAAAGAAAGTAAAATTCTTCCTACTGTGGTAAATGTCCGCTTCCTAGACAAGGCAGACGCAAGACTCCTTAAAGAACTTAAAGACGACCATTGGGTTGTAGCTGTGGTTGAGGAAAGTGTAAGAACAGGGAGCTATACTGAGAGGCTTATGGCAGAGTCGGCGGGGCTTGGACTAGGTTATCACTTCGTACCCGTAACCCTTCCGGACAGCTTCATAGAACAGGGAAGCGTAGATGAGCTATGGGATAGATACGGCTTTAATGCTGAGGTTATTGCAGAAAAAATAAAAGAAGAGGCTCTGACTAAGTTAGATGATGAGCTATTTAGAAGGTAG
- a CDS encoding TlyA family RNA methyltransferase — MKERLDILLTERGFFESREKAKAVIMAGEVFVNGQREDKAGSKFDREVEIEVKGKTLKYVSRGGLKLEKAIEVYKPVLEGKVCIDIGSSTGGFTDCMLQNGATKVYAIDVGTNQLAWKLREDPRVVSMEKTNIRYVTEDDLPEKADFASVDVSFISLTKVLPAAVNLLKERAEMVCLIKPQFEAGREKVGKKGVVRDFSVHEEVIEMVIRYATELNFIIKGLTFSPVKGPEGNIEYLLYIEKSIEKQEDGCVSDILNEVKKVVKEAENTLNKGEE, encoded by the coding sequence ATGAAAGAAAGACTGGATATACTTCTTACCGAAAGAGGATTCTTTGAATCCAGAGAAAAGGCAAAGGCCGTCATTATGGCGGGAGAGGTCTTTGTTAACGGTCAGAGAGAAGATAAGGCGGGGAGTAAGTTTGACAGGGAAGTAGAGATAGAAGTAAAGGGTAAGACCTTAAAATACGTGAGCAGGGGAGGACTTAAGCTTGAAAAGGCTATAGAGGTGTATAAGCCCGTCCTTGAAGGCAAGGTATGTATAGACATCGGCTCATCTACAGGAGGCTTTACTGACTGTATGCTCCAAAACGGTGCCACAAAGGTGTATGCAATCGATGTCGGCACCAACCAGCTTGCCTGGAAACTAAGAGAAGACCCCAGGGTAGTCTCTATGGAAAAGACTAACATACGCTATGTCACAGAGGATGATTTGCCTGAAAAGGCTGACTTCGCTTCAGTAGATGTGTCTTTCATCTCTCTTACCAAGGTTCTTCCTGCTGCAGTTAACCTCCTAAAAGAAAGGGCAGAAATGGTCTGCCTTATAAAGCCACAATTTGAAGCAGGCAGGGAGAAGGTAGGTAAGAAAGGCGTAGTAAGAGACTTCAGTGTGCACGAAGAAGTAATCGAGATGGTTATTAGATATGCAACAGAGCTTAATTTCATCATCAAAGGGCTTACATTTTCACCTGTAAAGGGGCCTGAGGGAAATATTGAATATCTTTTATACATAGAAAAAAGTATAGAGAAACAAGAAGATGGCTGTGTATCAGATATTTTGAATGAAGTAAAAAAAGTAGTTAAAGAAGCTGAAAATACCCTGAATAAGGGGGAGGAATAA
- a CDS encoding NAD(+)/NADH kinase yields MTKIGIIVNHSTRAAEVDIDKVCAYIEEKGGSFHRLKVKSGSAELMENFTDITDLPKDADCVMVLGGDGTIIQAARELAATGVPILGVNLGTVGFLAEVELAYIYKAIDAVMAGKYKLEKRFMLKGRVIKDGKIVYDANALNDIVVARGNLVRAISTTVYIDGNQVSSLHGDGIIVTTPTGSTGYNLSAGGTIILPDAEVFGIHPICPHSLNSRGVITSSASKIDIDVEWNKRSEPDEAIVSFDGNKGIRLMPGDKVQIMKSELTVPFLRINDFNFFESYRKKFLS; encoded by the coding sequence ATGACAAAGATAGGAATTATAGTTAATCATTCAACAAGGGCAGCCGAGGTTGACATAGATAAGGTATGCGCCTATATTGAGGAAAAGGGAGGGAGTTTTCATAGGCTGAAGGTAAAGAGCGGAAGTGCCGAGCTTATGGAGAACTTTACTGATATAACTGACCTTCCTAAGGATGCAGACTGTGTTATGGTTCTTGGCGGGGACGGAACCATCATTCAGGCAGCCAGAGAGCTTGCGGCAACAGGGGTGCCTATACTGGGAGTAAACCTTGGTACTGTAGGTTTCCTCGCTGAGGTGGAGCTTGCATATATTTACAAGGCTATCGACGCTGTAATGGCAGGAAAGTATAAGCTTGAAAAAAGATTTATGCTAAAGGGCAGGGTGATTAAGGACGGTAAGATAGTCTATGATGCCAATGCACTTAACGATATAGTGGTGGCAAGGGGGAATCTCGTGCGGGCCATTTCTACCACTGTATACATAGATGGTAATCAGGTGAGTTCACTTCACGGAGACGGCATCATAGTGACAACGCCTACAGGCTCAACAGGCTACAACCTCTCAGCAGGAGGAACCATAATTTTGCCTGATGCAGAGGTCTTTGGCATCCATCCTATATGCCCCCACAGCTTAAACTCCAGAGGGGTGATTACTTCTTCTGCATCAAAGATTGACATAGATGTTGAATGGAATAAGAGGAGTGAGCCTGATGAGGCCATAGTGAGCTTTGACGGCAATAAGGGGATAAGGCTTATGCCAGGGGACAAGGTTCAAATAATGAAGTCAGAACTTACGGTGCCATTCCTTAGGATAAATGATTTCAATTTCTTTGAAAGCTACAGGAAGAAGTTCTTAAGCTAA
- the argR gene encoding arginine repressor, translated as MKTKRHNAIIDFIKTREIATQEELLDLLKKSGFDVTQATISRDIRELNLTKVNVGNRQKYAVIQNDEGVSEKYVRVLRDGFVSMLSSGNLVVLRTVVGMAMAVATAIDALEINEIVGCIAGDDTIFIAVSESSTTTDVINELKKLTKED; from the coding sequence ATGAAAACAAAAAGGCATAATGCAATAATTGATTTTATCAAAACCAGAGAGATAGCAACACAAGAGGAGTTGTTGGATTTACTTAAAAAAAGTGGATTTGATGTGACCCAGGCTACTATCTCCAGGGATATCAGAGAGTTGAACTTAACCAAGGTAAATGTGGGGAACAGGCAGAAATACGCAGTCATTCAAAATGACGAAGGTGTAAGTGAAAAATATGTAAGAGTACTAAGGGATGGCTTTGTATCGATGCTGTCATCGGGCAATCTCGTAGTGCTAAGGACTGTAGTCGGTATGGCAATGGCAGTTGCTACTGCCATAGATGCGCTTGAAATAAATGAGATTGTAGGCTGCATAGCAGGGGATGATACCATCTTTATTGCAGTATCTGAAAGCAGCACAACCACAGACGTAATAAATGAGTTAAAGAAACTTACAAAGGAAGACTGA
- a CDS encoding FAD-dependent oxidoreductase, with protein METVKNLIIGFGKAGKTLAGFLGSKGESVILVEKDKRMYGGTCINVGCIPSKFLSNKATLRKVSSLDNETYYKHAVEAKKDLIAKLNKANYDKVAGVPNVKVIDGTASFVSANTVEVKSAEGNLEIQAERIFINTGLVPVVPKIEGLNLSERIHTSETIMDLEVFPESLAIIGSGYIGLEFTSTYSLFGSKVTVFGDNPKFLPRDDEDIAGLIMDELKAQGAAFLLGTKVVRFEEASDGVNVYFENGQGKEEVKKFSAVLVATGRRPDTQELSLDKAGVKVGERGEIPVNDRLETNVPNIYALGDVHGGLQFTYLSLDDFRIIKSVLFNDGKYNLKERKHIPFNVFVVPSLAKVGMNEMEAKAAGASYKLAKLPVMAIPKAKILGNQTGLFKVLIDEKTGKILGANLFGVEAHEVINLFTLAMNEGISYESLRDQIYTHPTIAESLNDLLNIG; from the coding sequence ATGGAGACAGTTAAGAATTTAATCATTGGATTCGGCAAGGCGGGAAAGACACTTGCAGGCTTCCTTGGGAGCAAGGGAGAAAGCGTGATTTTGGTAGAGAAGGATAAAAGAATGTATGGTGGTACCTGCATCAATGTAGGCTGCATACCATCTAAGTTCTTATCCAATAAGGCTACACTTAGAAAGGTGTCATCTCTTGATAACGAGACCTACTACAAGCATGCTGTAGAGGCTAAGAAAGATCTTATAGCAAAGCTTAATAAGGCAAACTATGACAAGGTAGCGGGAGTTCCTAATGTAAAGGTAATTGACGGAACCGCATCCTTTGTTAGTGCTAATACCGTGGAAGTAAAATCAGCAGAGGGAAATTTAGAGATTCAGGCTGAGAGAATATTTATAAATACAGGACTGGTACCTGTAGTACCTAAGATAGAGGGACTTAACTTATCTGAACGCATCCATACCAGTGAAACCATTATGGACTTAGAAGTCTTCCCGGAAAGCCTTGCAATCATTGGAAGCGGCTATATTGGACTTGAATTTACCAGCACCTACTCACTCTTTGGAAGCAAGGTTACAGTATTTGGTGACAATCCAAAGTTTCTTCCAAGGGATGATGAAGATATCGCAGGCCTTATTATGGATGAGCTTAAGGCTCAGGGTGCTGCATTTTTACTTGGCACCAAGGTAGTAAGGTTTGAAGAAGCTTCTGACGGAGTAAATGTTTACTTTGAAAATGGCCAGGGTAAGGAGGAAGTAAAGAAGTTTTCTGCTGTGCTTGTGGCAACAGGAAGGAGACCTGATACCCAAGAATTATCCCTTGACAAAGCAGGAGTAAAGGTAGGAGAGAGGGGAGAAATCCCTGTAAATGACAGGCTTGAAACCAATGTGCCAAACATTTACGCTCTGGGTGATGTACATGGAGGACTTCAGTTTACCTACCTATCACTTGATGACTTTAGAATTATAAAGAGTGTACTTTTTAACGATGGAAAGTATAACCTTAAAGAGAGAAAACACATTCCTTTCAATGTATTTGTAGTACCTTCCCTTGCCAAGGTAGGTATGAATGAGATGGAAGCTAAGGCAGCGGGAGCATCCTATAAGCTTGCTAAACTCCCTGTAATGGCTATTCCTAAGGCAAAAATTTTAGGCAATCAGACAGGACTTTTCAAGGTACTCATAGATGAAAAAACAGGTAAAATACTTGGTGCAAATCTTTTTGGAGTAGAGGCACACGAAGTAATCAACCTCTTTACCCTTGCCATGAATGAGGGTATAAGCTATGAGAGCTTGAGAGATCAGATTTATACCCACCCAACTATAGCTGAGTCATTAAATGACTTGTTAAATATCGGTTAA